A single region of the Nicotiana sylvestris chromosome 6, ASM39365v2, whole genome shotgun sequence genome encodes:
- the LOC104212884 gene encoding uncharacterized protein — translation MASSESSSAYSYAEPSNENSLNKRRRCFCFPSFSSTNQLTRRVNLDWWHKIRSGAVKEGSVWAKGINALKKLREWSEIVAGPRWKTFIRRFNRNKSGRNAKFQYDPLSYSLNFDEGPGNNKEEEEEYVLRNFSTRYASASISPPGKVSMDLGKDGPSFV, via the coding sequence ATGGCCTCTTCTGAATCTTCGTCCGCATATTCATATGCAGAGCCAAGCAACGAGAATTCGTTAAACAAGCGGCGGCGTTGTTTCTGCTTCCCATCTTTCAGTTCTACAAATCAATTAACAAGGCGTGTTAACTTGGACTGGTGGCATAAGATACGCAGCGGCGCGGTCAAGGAAGGCTCTGTATGGGCCAAAGGAATCAACGCTCTAAAGAAGCTTCGAGAATGGTCGGAGATCGTGGCCGGACCAAGATGGAAGACTTTCATCCGACGGTTCAATCGGAACAAAAGCGGGAGAAATGCGAAATTCCAATATGACCCTCTGAGTTACTCACTCAACTTCGATGAAGGGCCTGGGAATAacaaagaggaggaagaagagTATGTGCTGCGGAATTTCTCCACCAGATACGCTTCAGCTTCAATTTCGCCACCTGGTAAGGTATCCATGGATCTCGGCAAAGATGGGCCCAGTTTCGTTTGA